The region TGCCGCCGCACGCGCTGTTCGTCAACCGTCCGCCCGAACTGTGGCATGAGCACCGCGCCGCCGTGCTGGCCGTGGGCGCCGTGTTCATCGTGATGGCGGGCCTGCTGAGCGCCTTGCTGCTGCAGCGCCGGCGCTTGCGCCGCGCCGAGAGCGAGGCGCGCGAAAGCGAGCAGCGCTTCCGCATCCTGGTGGAGCACGCGCCCGAAGCCATCGTCGTGTATGACCTGGACCTGGACCGTTTCATCGACGCCAACAGCAGCGCGCAGCGCATGCTGGGCATGTCTCGCGCAGAGCTGCTGGCGAAGGGGCCGTTCGACCTGTACAGCGCGGAGCAGCCCGATGGCCTGCCTTTGGGCCTGATGGTGGAAGAGCATTTGCGGCGCGCCATGCTGGGCGAACCCATCCACGTGGAGCGCCATGTACGGCGCGCCGACGGTTCCGTCTTTCCCTGCGAAGTGCGGCTGGTGAAATTGCCGATGGAAGGGCGGCGCCTGGTGCGCAGCGGCATCGTCGACATTTCCGAGCGCAAGCACAGCGAACAGGAGCTGCTCGGCTACCGCGACCACCTGGAAGAACTGGTGCAGCAGCGCACGGCGGCGCTGTCCGTCGCCGTCACCGAGGCCGAATCGGCCAACCGCGCGAAGAGCGTGTTCCTGGCCAACATGAGCCATGAGCTGCGCACGCCCCTGAATTCCGTGATCGGCTTTTCGCAGATGATGGCCGATTCAAGCAGCATGTTCGAGGAAGAAAAGCACAACCTGGCCATCATCAACCGCGCCGGCCACCATTTGCTGACCTTGATCAATGACATCCTCGAACTGTCGAAGATCGAGGCGGGCCGCATGCAGCTGCAGGCGGGGCCCGTGGACTTGAACGGCTTGCTCGACGAGGTGCTCGAGATGGTGCGCATGCGTTCGGGCAGCCAGGGCATCGCGCTGCGGCTCGAGCGTTCCAACGTGCCGCCGCTGGTGCATCTCGATGGCGCCAAGCTGCGCCAGGTGCTCCTCAATTTGCTGTCGAACGCGCTCAAGTTCATCGAGCAGGGCAGCGTGACCCTGTCGCTCGCGTGCCAGCCGGCCGGCGACGATGGGCAGGTGGCGCTGGCGTTCGCCGTGCGCGATACGGGCAGCGGCATCGCCGAGCAAGACCTCGAGCGCATCTTCGAGCCGTTCGTGCAGGCCGACAGCGCCGTGGCGCAGGCCGGCACGGGGCTGGGCCTGACCATTTCGCGCGAATTCGCGCGCCTGATGGGCGGCGACCTGCGCGTCGAATCGACGCTGGGCGAAGGCTCCATCTTCCATTTCGACCTGCGCGCGCCGCTCGTGCTGCGTCCCGCCGCCGCGCCGCTGGCGCCGGGACGGGTGGCGCGCCTGCCGCCGGCCCAGCGCGGGCGCACGGTGCTGCTGGTCGACGATGACGAGAATTGCCGCAAGCTGCTGGCCGGGCTGATGGCGCCGCTGGGCTTCCTGCTGCAGGAGGCGGCGGGCGGCACGCAGGCGCAGGCGCTGCTGGCCATGCAGCGCTACGACCTGGTGCTCAGCGACTGGCGCATGCCGGACATGGATGGCCTGGCCCTGACGCGCTGGCTGCGCGGGCAGGCGGGACTGGCGCAGCCGCGCCTGGTGATCATGACGGCTTCCGCTTTCGAGGAAGAAAAGCAGGAGGCGCTGGCGGCCGGCGCCGACGGTTTCCTGCGCAAGCCGATCGAGCAGGAGCACCTGTTTGCCATGCTGGAGCAGCAGCTGGGCCTGCGCTTCCAGCGTGCCGCCGCCCAGGTGCCGGGCATGCAGGGAGCGCCGGCGGCGGCCTTTGATTTTCAGCAGGCGCTGGATCAGCTGGGCGCGGCCGAACGGCAGGCATTGCTCGAATCGGTGCAGGCGCTCGACTTGCGCCGCAGCGCCATCGTGCTGGCCGGCGTGGCCACGCGCTGGCCGCAGCTGGCCGCGCATGTCGCCGTCATGCTGGAGCAGCACGAGTATCAGCAGCTGTGCGCGGCGCTGGCGCCGTGCGCCGACCTGCCGGCCATGGACGCCACCCTGCGCCAGGGGGCCGACGCATGACGCGGTCCCCTCCCGAGAATACGCGCCTGGGCGGCGTCTCCATCGTGCTGGCCGTGAGCGTGGCGCTGACCTTTGTCGTCACCGCGCTGCTGCTGGTGTTTGCCGTGCTGTTTTACCAGTCCGAACGCGAGGAGCGCTGGCAGCAGCTGTACCGCAGCCTCTCCGTCAGCGCCGACCAGCTGGCCGTGGCCATCGAACTGCCGCTGTGGAACCTCGATGAAAAGCAGATGCTGGCCATCATGCGCAGCACGCTGGGCAAGCGCGACCTGGTGGCCAGCGCGCTCACGCCCGGCATCGGCAGGGAGGCGCTGGCCCTGCGCCGCAATGCGCACGGCGGCTTCGACAGCCTGTCCGTGCTGCCCGACGATGCCGGCCTGCTGGTGGCGAGGCGTCCGGTGACGATGGCCGGACAGGTCATCGGCGGCGTCGCCGTGTATGCCACGCCGGCCCTGCTGCACGCGCAGCTGCGCCAGCGCGCGCTGGCCATCGGCGCCATGATCGTGGCGCTCGACGTGATCCTCGTGGCCAGCATCTGGCTCGTGCTGTGGTGCCTGATGCTCAAGCCCCTGCGCGCCATCGGCCAGTACGCGGCCGGCGTCAGCGCGGGGCAGAGCGAGGCCTTCGGCACGCCGCCGCAAGCGTGGTTCGCGGGCGAGCTGCGCACCCTGTACCGCTCGATCCGCGACATGGTGGCGCTGCTCGACAGCCGCTACCGCGCCTTGCAGCGCAGCGAGGAGCGCGTGCAGATGGCCACGGGCGCGGCCAGCATCGGCATCTGGGACTGGAACGTGATCGGCGATGAACTGCAGTGGGACGAGCAGATGTACGCGCAGTTCAAGGCCGATGCGGGCAGCGGCACGCCGCCGGCGGCCATCTGGCGCGCGGCGCTGGTGCCGCAGGATGTGGCGGCGACCAAGGCGGCCCTGCGCGCCGCGCTGGCGTCCGGTCACGCGTTTTCGCACGAGTACCGCATCCTGTGGCCCGATGGCGGCATCCGCTACATCAAGGCCGACGCCGTGATCTTCCGCGACGGCGCGGGCCAGCCCATGCGCCTGGTCGGCTCGAACTACGACATCACGGCGCACCGCGAGGCGGAGCTGGAACTGCTGCGCCACCGCCACCACCTGGAGGAGCTGGTGGACGAGCGCACGGGTGCGCTGTCGGTGGCGGTCAGCCAGGCGCAGGCGGCCAACCGTGCGAAGAGTACCTTCCTCGCCAACATGAGCCACGAGCTGCGCACGCCCCTGAATTCCGTGATCGGTTTTTCACGCCTGATGGCCGCCTCGCCCAACATGCAGCCCGATGAAAAGCGCAACCTGGCCATCATCCACCGCTCGGGCAATCACTTATTGACCTTGATTAATGAAATCCTCGAGCTGTCGAAGGGCGAGGCGGGACGGCTGCAGCCGCAGGCGGAAGTGGTGGCGCTGGCGCCGCTGCTGCAGGAAGTGATGGACATGCTGGGCATGCGCGCCGAGCAGCAGGGCCTGGCGCTGCGCCTCGATTGCGTGGCCGTGCCGCAGGCGGCCGTGCTCGATGCGACGCGCCTGCGCCAGGTCTTGCTGAACCTGATGTCGAACGCCGTCAAGTTCGCGGGCGGCGGCAGCGTGACCTTGCGCGTGCGCGGCGAGCGGCTCGACGGCGATGCATGGCGGCTGTCGTTCGCCGTCAGCGACACGGGCGTCGGCATCGCCCTCGA is a window of Janthinobacterium sp. 1_2014MBL_MicDiv DNA encoding:
- a CDS encoding sensor histidine kinase, with amino-acid sequence MTRSPPENTRLGGVSIVLAVSVALTFVVTALLLVFAVLFYQSEREERWQQLYRSLSVSADQLAVAIELPLWNLDEKQMLAIMRSTLGKRDLVASALTPGIGREALALRRNAHGGFDSLSVLPDDAGLLVARRPVTMAGQVIGGVAVYATPALLHAQLRQRALAIGAMIVALDVILVASIWLVLWCLMLKPLRAIGQYAAGVSAGQSEAFGTPPQAWFAGELRTLYRSIRDMVALLDSRYRALQRSEERVQMATGAASIGIWDWNVIGDELQWDEQMYAQFKADAGSGTPPAAIWRAALVPQDVAATKAALRAALASGHAFSHEYRILWPDGGIRYIKADAVIFRDGAGQPMRLVGSNYDITAHREAELELLRHRHHLEELVDERTGALSVAVSQAQAANRAKSTFLANMSHELRTPLNSVIGFSRLMAASPNMQPDEKRNLAIIHRSGNHLLTLINEILELSKGEAGRLQPQAEVVALAPLLQEVMDMLGMRAEQQGLALRLDCVAVPQAAVLDATRLRQVLLNLMSNAVKFAGGGSVTLRVRGERLDGDAWRLSFAVSDTGVGIALDDQQRIFEPFVQADSAGAKDGTGLGLAISREFVQLMQGELTVESVPGQGATFRFSIPVQAAPAPSVALAPAPAPLPQPPAPDMRPALRAQDLAPLAQDERAALLAALRALNLARVAQLLAALPAAAGPLLAPLQAMLERHEYRQLCALLEAEDAPAQP
- a CDS encoding sensor histidine kinase — its product is MMRDVPGGVRSGGGMGRAAARRCCRALLLALCLATGVAAAAAPLPAPAPAHGQRILFLNAYDYGRAGVESYTRTYVAAMTAAGLASEDIMVEHLNLNTQGDPALRNEMRDLLLLRYTQMMGRKVDLIVAMQQPALDYLVSDLAPLARGVPVLAINTSGKALPAGSPAVIWQQKANVDFPGTLAQAMALFPDTRTIVMAVGASEADQVLKRSMQQAAQAWRGKVAMQYLDGLTLAQMRAAVAQLPADTVLVVSNVNRDAAGAIATPVQFAGELARLANVPAFGMYNANVGKGILGGSILHIERAAQQVAQMSLALLAGKAPAAPGALLPPAHPVPMYDWEQLQRWDADISRLPPHALFVNRPPELWHEHRAAVLAVGAVFIVMAGLLSALLLQRRRLRRAESEARESEQRFRILVEHAPEAIVVYDLDLDRFIDANSSAQRMLGMSRAELLAKGPFDLYSAEQPDGLPLGLMVEEHLRRAMLGEPIHVERHVRRADGSVFPCEVRLVKLPMEGRRLVRSGIVDISERKHSEQELLGYRDHLEELVQQRTAALSVAVTEAESANRAKSVFLANMSHELRTPLNSVIGFSQMMADSSSMFEEEKHNLAIINRAGHHLLTLINDILELSKIEAGRMQLQAGPVDLNGLLDEVLEMVRMRSGSQGIALRLERSNVPPLVHLDGAKLRQVLLNLLSNALKFIEQGSVTLSLACQPAGDDGQVALAFAVRDTGSGIAEQDLERIFEPFVQADSAVAQAGTGLGLTISREFARLMGGDLRVESTLGEGSIFHFDLRAPLVLRPAAAPLAPGRVARLPPAQRGRTVLLVDDDENCRKLLAGLMAPLGFLLQEAAGGTQAQALLAMQRYDLVLSDWRMPDMDGLALTRWLRGQAGLAQPRLVIMTASAFEEEKQEALAAGADGFLRKPIEQEHLFAMLEQQLGLRFQRAAAQVPGMQGAPAAAFDFQQALDQLGAAERQALLESVQALDLRRSAIVLAGVATRWPQLAAHVAVMLEQHEYQQLCAALAPCADLPAMDATLRQGADA